A part of Aegilops tauschii subsp. strangulata cultivar AL8/78 chromosome 2, Aet v6.0, whole genome shotgun sequence genomic DNA contains:
- the LOC141040849 gene encoding uncharacterized protein: protein MRAAWDLARPMKIKTLEDNLFIMQFDCLGDWERVTQGGPWHFKGNLVIIATYDGFTKPSTIELFKFEIWAWIIDLPVAYHGKVKALASKVGEFVDVEPSSFDFEGNFYRVRIRLDVRNPLKKATSLIRGGEREIFAVHYERLPDWC, encoded by the coding sequence ATGCGTGCGGCATGGGATTTGGCTAGACCCATGAAGATCAAAACCTTGGAGGATAATCTCTTCATCATGCAATTTGATTGCCTGGGTGACTGGGAAAGAGTGACGCAGGGAGGCCCGTGGCACTTCAAGGGCAACCTGGTGATCATAGCCACTTATGATGGATTCACCAAGCCATCCACAATTGAGCTCTTCAAGTTCGAGATCTGGGCTTGGATTATTGATCTCCCAGTGGCCTACCATGGCAAGGTTAAAGCTCTCGCATCTAAGGTCGGGGAGTTTGTGGATGTTGAACCTTCTTCCTTCGATTTTGAGGGAAATTTTTACAGGGTTAGGATCCGTTTGGATGTTCGCAATCCTCTGAAAAAGGCTACCTCTCTCATCCGTGGTGGTGAGCGAGAGATCTTTGCAGTCCACTATGAGAGGCTCCCGGATTGGTGTTAG